One Chryseobacterium sp. 7 genomic window carries:
- a CDS encoding lysophospholipid acyltransferase family protein, translating to MAKKNIFTDAFGTPYFLKRFIIFILGIVSYRRFNGFNKLKITGTEHLVDLPDSNVLFVSNHQTYFADVAAMYHAFCAVNNGYLNTIKNPIYLLNPKIDFYYVAAEETMNKGILPKIFKIAGAVTVKRTWRAEGKNVNRMVDMSEVDNIMKALDNGWVATFPQGTTSAFAQGRRGTAKLVKNQRPIVIPIKINGFRRAFDKKGLRVKVTGVKPTMEFKAPLDIDYDNEKAPEILLKIMTAIEQTEDFNLLHSYDEELKAKKLEQKDSNN from the coding sequence ATGGCGAAGAAAAATATTTTCACCGATGCATTCGGAACTCCTTATTTTTTGAAAAGGTTTATTATTTTTATTTTAGGAATTGTTTCTTACAGAAGATTCAATGGCTTTAATAAGTTAAAAATAACCGGTACGGAACACCTTGTGGATCTTCCGGACTCCAACGTACTTTTTGTATCCAACCATCAAACCTATTTTGCGGATGTGGCAGCAATGTATCATGCCTTCTGTGCGGTGAACAACGGATATTTAAACACGATAAAAAACCCTATCTACCTACTGAACCCAAAGATCGATTTTTACTATGTAGCAGCAGAAGAAACCATGAATAAAGGTATTCTTCCCAAGATTTTCAAAATCGCCGGAGCTGTAACCGTAAAAAGAACTTGGAGAGCAGAAGGAAAGAATGTCAACAGAATGGTAGACATGAGTGAGGTAGATAATATTATGAAAGCATTGGACAATGGCTGGGTAGCTACTTTCCCTCAAGGAACTACATCAGCTTTTGCACAGGGACGAAGAGGAACTGCCAAGTTGGTAAAAAATCAGCGTCCTATTGTAATTCCAATCAAAATAAACGGATTCAGAAGAGCTTTTGATAAAAAAGGACTCCGCGTAAAGGTAACCGGTGTAAAACCTACGATGGAATTCAAAGCTCCTTTGGATATTGATTATGATAATGAAAAAGCACCGGAAATCTTACTGAAAATTATGACTGCCATTGAGCAGACAGAAGATTTCAATCTATTACACAGTTATGATGAAGAACTTAAAGCTAAAAAATTAGAACAAAAGGACTCA